Proteins found in one Clostridium kluyveri DSM 555 genomic segment:
- a CDS encoding ABC transporter ATP-binding protein, whose translation MEFMKKYINNYWKGFCLAIFFLSIEALCDLMQPTIMSKIVDIGVANKQMDYVIQKGLIMLMVTAVGALGASGRNILSGRVSQEFSAELRADLFEKIQSFSFDSIDKFENSSLITRLTNDVTQVQNFVNGLMRIFVKSPLVCIGSIIMASRLDLHLAVILFIVIPIVAVFIFFNMNIGYPYFMKVQIALDRVNSVMREYLSGVRVVKAFSRFDYENKRFKEANEELGRLSALAMRVMAVFSPTRSLVINIGIACVLWIGGKYVNSGSMQVGQIIAFTNYMTQILFSIMMISAVFNMFVRSKASAIRIFEIIEEKSSINFNEGVSNLRESGRVDFEDVSFSYANGHEVIHNISFTCMPGETLGIIGATGSGKSSLVNLIPGFYDAASGRVKVDGVDVKDINKRILREKVALVPQKTMLFTGSVLENIRWGKENASLEEVKEAAETAEADEFISRFPEQYNTKLGQGGVNFSGGQKQRVSIARALIKKPEILILDDCTSAVDAATEVKIREKLKKYSNNLTCIIIAQKISSVISADKIIVLDEGKLVGMGNHDQLMKNCEVYKDIFLSQVGKEVI comes from the coding sequence TTGGAATTTATGAAAAAATATATAAATAATTACTGGAAAGGATTCTGCCTTGCTATATTTTTTCTTTCTATTGAGGCATTATGTGATTTGATGCAGCCCACTATAATGTCTAAAATAGTTGATATAGGCGTAGCAAACAAACAGATGGACTATGTAATTCAAAAAGGTTTGATAATGCTTATGGTCACAGCTGTAGGAGCATTGGGAGCTTCGGGACGCAATATACTATCTGGGAGGGTGTCTCAAGAGTTCAGTGCGGAGTTAAGGGCAGATTTATTTGAAAAGATTCAAAGTTTTTCTTTTGACAGCATTGATAAATTTGAAAACAGTTCTCTTATAACACGTCTTACAAATGATGTAACTCAAGTGCAAAATTTTGTAAATGGGCTTATGAGAATATTTGTAAAATCACCTCTTGTGTGTATTGGAAGTATTATTATGGCATCAAGGCTTGATTTACACCTGGCAGTAATACTTTTCATTGTAATACCAATTGTAGCTGTGTTTATATTTTTCAATATGAATATAGGGTACCCGTATTTTATGAAGGTCCAGATAGCTTTAGATAGGGTAAATTCTGTGATGAGAGAGTATTTATCCGGTGTAAGGGTAGTAAAAGCCTTCAGCAGGTTTGATTATGAAAATAAAAGATTTAAAGAGGCAAATGAGGAGTTAGGAAGATTATCTGCCCTTGCAATGCGTGTAATGGCCGTATTTTCTCCTACTAGAAGCCTAGTTATAAATATAGGAATAGCATGTGTTTTGTGGATTGGAGGGAAATATGTCAATAGTGGAAGTATGCAGGTAGGACAAATAATTGCATTTACAAATTATATGACCCAAATATTATTTTCAATTATGATGATATCTGCAGTTTTTAATATGTTTGTAAGATCCAAAGCTTCTGCAATACGTATTTTTGAAATAATTGAGGAAAAAAGCAGTATTAATTTTAATGAGGGTGTTTCAAATTTAAGAGAAAGTGGAAGGGTAGATTTTGAAGATGTGAGTTTTTCTTATGCAAATGGCCATGAAGTTATCCATAACATTAGTTTTACCTGCATGCCGGGGGAAACTCTAGGCATTATTGGAGCTACAGGTTCAGGTAAAAGCAGTCTTGTAAATCTTATTCCAGGATTTTATGATGCTGCATCTGGAAGGGTAAAGGTTGATGGAGTAGATGTAAAGGATATAAATAAAAGAATTTTAAGAGAAAAAGTAGCCCTTGTACCCCAGAAGACAATGCTGTTTACAGGAAGTGTTCTGGAAAATATAAGATGGGGTAAAGAGAATGCCTCGCTGGAAGAGGTTAAGGAGGCAGCTGAAACTGCAGAAGCGGATGAGTTTATCTCTAGATTTCCGGAACAATACAATACAAAACTTGGACAGGGAGGAGTGAATTTTTCAGGAGGTCAAAAACAGAGAGTTTCCATAGCTCGAGCCTTGATTAAAAAACCTGAAATACTCATACTTGATGATTGTACAAGTGCTGTAGATGCAGCAACTGAAGTTAAGATAAGAGAAAAACTTAAAAAATATTCAAATAATTTAACCTGTATAATAATTGCCCAGAAAATATCATCTGTAATATCTGCAGATAAGATAATTGTGCTGGATGAAGGAAAGTTGGTGGGTATGGGAAACCATGACCAGCTTATGAAAAATTGTGAAGTTTATAAAGATATTTTCTTGTCTCAGGTTGGAAAGGAGGTAATTTAG
- a CDS encoding ABC transporter permease, with the protein MSILSELVNSKAVSKSKILPEGTDKIDVVKAPDTVNWKPKSKVWTVLQIIAFVVALIENFALPTVQAVNVLPYRIMLILFIVYLGVLYILSFSNERLRAKFNHKAQFYFAIGIGFTAWDILSTKTNILPLPFFPGTAQIIQVIVEDWSTLLMSTAYSMRLLVIGFIVGTFLGLVTGILMGWYRQWYYWFFPVLKVIGVVPAVAWIPVVMIIFPSILVSEAALIVLCVWFPVAFMASGGIENIPKSYFEAAKTLGADERFLIFKIAIPGAMPSIFTGIYTATGLSFTTLVVSEMLGAKAGLGWYINWAKGWSNYAKVYAAIVIMAVVFSIVLAIIFKIRDRVLIWQRGLLK; encoded by the coding sequence GTGAGCATTTTAAGTGAATTGGTGAATTCAAAGGCTGTATCCAAATCAAAAATTTTACCAGAGGGCACTGATAAAATAGATGTAGTAAAAGCACCTGATACAGTAAACTGGAAACCCAAATCAAAAGTTTGGACAGTTTTACAAATTATTGCTTTTGTTGTGGCTTTAATTGAAAACTTTGCACTGCCTACAGTGCAGGCAGTTAATGTACTACCCTATAGAATTATGCTGATACTCTTTATAGTTTACCTGGGAGTATTATATATCCTATCTTTTTCAAATGAAAGACTAAGAGCAAAGTTTAATCATAAAGCCCAATTTTATTTTGCTATAGGAATTGGATTTACAGCATGGGATATATTGTCTACTAAAACTAATATACTGCCTCTGCCATTTTTCCCTGGAACAGCTCAGATAATTCAGGTAATTGTTGAAGATTGGAGCACACTTTTGATGAGTACTGCTTATTCTATGAGACTTTTAGTTATAGGTTTTATAGTAGGAACATTTTTAGGGTTGGTAACAGGAATTCTAATGGGATGGTACAGACAGTGGTATTATTGGTTTTTCCCTGTACTTAAAGTAATAGGAGTAGTTCCTGCAGTAGCATGGATACCTGTAGTAATGATAATATTTCCATCAATTTTGGTTTCAGAAGCAGCTCTAATTGTACTTTGTGTATGGTTTCCAGTAGCTTTTATGGCTTCTGGAGGTATAGAAAATATACCTAAATCCTATTTTGAAGCAGCTAAGACCCTTGGAGCAGATGAAAGATTTTTAATATTTAAGATAGCTATACCCGGTGCCATGCCATCTATATTTACAGGTATTTATACAGCTACAGGACTTTCATTTACTACACTGGTGGTTTCTGAAATGTTAGGGGCAAAGGCAGGGCTGGGGTGGTATATAAACTGGGCTAAAGGCTGGTCCAACTATGCAAAAGTTTATGCGGCCATAGTCATAATGGCAGTAGTTTTTTCTATCGTATTGGCAATTATATTTAAAATTAGAGATAGGGTACTTATATGGCAAAGGGGGCTGTTAAAATGA
- a CDS encoding O-acetylhomoserine aminocarboxypropyltransferase/cysteine synthase family protein, with product MSKENLRFDTIKIRGGYNSKEHNHSVSVPIYETAAFDLGSTERAGKLFSFSELGFIYSRLSNPTVEVLEKRVAALDGAAGDIALSSGMAAITYTLLNVAEDGGRILTTPYLYGGTLDGFKKLYPKFGIKIDKFEDFNNPEALAKQIKPDTKAIFVESISNPNAAVADIEKIAKVAHEYDIPLIVDNTLATPYLLNPIKYGADIVIYSATKALNGHGNVIAGIILESGKFNWENGKFPQFLEPYYTLRDPEGRARNFIEVFPDFPFITRIRLNYLNYFGAALSPFDAYLVLLGLETLSERIEKQLSNTKKIISYLQESDNVQWIKYPSLNDSPYKELSKKYLPKGAGSVFSFGLKGTDDEIDKFLNSIKLFSYHANIGDSRSLIVNSPKTTHSELTPEEKEFSHIESNTIRLSIGLEDAEDLIWDLEQAFEKTFSEQLQEVLK from the coding sequence ATGTCAAAAGAAAATTTAAGATTTGATACCATAAAAATAAGAGGGGGTTATAATTCTAAAGAACATAATCACTCTGTATCAGTTCCAATTTATGAAACTGCAGCATTTGATTTAGGAAGTACAGAAAGGGCAGGAAAATTGTTCTCATTTTCAGAACTGGGATTTATCTATTCAAGACTCAGTAATCCAACAGTTGAAGTATTAGAAAAAAGGGTGGCTGCTTTAGATGGAGCAGCTGGTGACATTGCACTAAGTTCCGGCATGGCTGCTATAACATATACACTTCTTAATGTAGCTGAAGATGGAGGAAGGATACTTACAACTCCTTATCTTTATGGAGGAACATTGGATGGTTTTAAAAAGTTATATCCTAAATTTGGTATCAAAATAGATAAATTTGAAGACTTCAATAATCCAGAAGCTCTTGCAAAGCAAATAAAACCAGATACTAAGGCTATATTCGTAGAAAGCATAAGTAATCCAAATGCTGCTGTAGCAGATATAGAAAAAATTGCAAAGGTGGCTCATGAATATGATATACCACTAATTGTAGATAATACATTAGCTACACCATATCTTCTTAATCCAATAAAATATGGAGCCGATATTGTAATTTATTCCGCTACAAAAGCACTTAATGGTCATGGAAATGTAATCGCTGGAATTATACTGGAAAGTGGCAAATTTAATTGGGAAAATGGCAAATTTCCACAATTTTTGGAACCGTACTATACTCTAAGAGACCCTGAAGGTAGAGCAAGGAATTTTATTGAGGTATTTCCGGATTTTCCGTTTATTACAAGAATAAGGCTTAATTATTTGAATTATTTTGGTGCAGCACTTAGTCCTTTTGATGCTTATCTGGTGTTATTGGGCCTGGAAACCTTATCTGAAAGAATAGAAAAGCAGTTGTCAAATACTAAAAAAATAATTAGCTATTTACAAGAAAGCGATAATGTTCAGTGGATAAAATATCCTTCATTAAATGATAGTCCCTATAAAGAACTCAGTAAAAAATACTTACCTAAAGGAGCTGGATCTGTATTTTCCTTTGGACTTAAAGGCACAGATGATGAAATAGATAAATTTTTAAATTCAATAAAATTATTTAGTTATCATGCCAATATAGGGGATTCCAGATCCTTGATTGTAAATTCACCTAAGACAACCCACAGTGAGCTTACTCCGGAGGAAAAAGAATTTTCACATATAGAATCCAATACAATAAGGCTTTCCATAGGACTTGAAGATGCAGAAGATCTTATTTGGGATTTGGAGCAGGCATTTGAAAAAACTTTCTCGGAACAGCTTCAGGAAGTATTAAAATAG
- a CDS encoding ABC transporter substrate-binding protein — MQELITKDVKWVPYPLDQLTKAVDKGDVDAFAAWDPFATLAERDNNYKVITDIAQDPLFKGKSCCFLYASNKEIKKNPEKIAALVRAYKAADEWIAKNPEEAAKIEVDKKYVSTTDVKLVTELIKNYDFQYTTDAAKEDVKYFVGQLNKTGFLKKDTDPEKFANDVYYDASGK, encoded by the coding sequence ATGCAGGAATTGATCACCAAAGATGTTAAATGGGTACCTTATCCACTTGATCAATTGACAAAAGCTGTAGATAAAGGCGATGTGGATGCTTTTGCTGCATGGGATCCATTTGCTACACTAGCTGAACGAGATAATAACTATAAAGTTATAACGGATATTGCACAGGATCCATTGTTTAAAGGAAAATCATGTTGTTTTTTATATGCATCTAATAAAGAAATCAAAAAGAATCCGGAAAAAATTGCAGCTCTTGTAAGAGCGTATAAAGCAGCAGATGAATGGATAGCAAAAAATCCGGAAGAAGCTGCCAAAATTGAAGTTGATAAAAAATATGTATCAACTACGGATGTAAAACTTGTTACTGAACTTATAAAAAATTATGATTTCCAATATACTACGGATGCTGCAAAAGAAGATGTTAAATATTTTGTAGGGCAGTTAAATAAAACTGGATTCTTAAAAAAAGATACAGATCCTGAAAAATTTGCTAATGATGTATACTATGATGCATCAGGCAAGTAA
- a CDS encoding transglutaminase domain-containing protein, giving the protein MFKKIYKFMIIGMLVILLFCGKKCYAAEEYKIWNNNSISTVSDKKSWTITFNKDIDLDSARNFIKVYEQGSSTPLEVNIVNTSSDTIQVSPISSYAEGKQYVLVIDSGLKSVEGKELNEGVKYNFTVQKSNSNNSIDIENYSQYYNALKDALHNYEDTLILNISNYDKDKYNLDVINKILIDYSDLRTRYSGAASNVEYTSPTKVTINFKYTDTKENLIEKEKIVQQKVSEIIDTLITSDMEDYQKELVLHDYVVNNSKYDERAYKGNMPEDSYTAYGVLINGVGVCQGYADALDRLLMAAGVECRMVIGDANNGTEWIGHAWNIVKIQGEYYQLDSTWDDPVISDGSNRLSHSYFNITDDQIAKNHRWNTDDYPECTSTEYSFDNLNVVEKDVYGNDIKVVDNYNDFYSAVEEVLSQGENSVSVKILNYNSSEYDITQILNEICKKYNISEGVTITTYSDEISGAKYVVIVKS; this is encoded by the coding sequence GTGTTTAAAAAAATATACAAGTTTATGATAATAGGTATGTTAGTTATATTGTTATTTTGTGGTAAAAAGTGTTACGCTGCAGAAGAATATAAAATTTGGAACAATAATAGCATTTCTACTGTGAGCGATAAAAAGAGCTGGACTATTACTTTTAATAAAGATATTGATTTAGATTCTGCAAGAAATTTTATAAAAGTATATGAACAGGGGAGTAGTACGCCTTTAGAAGTTAATATTGTAAATACCTCTTCAGATACAATACAGGTTTCTCCTATAAGTTCATATGCAGAGGGAAAACAATATGTTCTGGTAATAGATAGTGGATTAAAATCTGTTGAAGGTAAAGAATTAAATGAAGGGGTAAAATATAATTTTACAGTACAGAAAAGTAATTCAAATAACTCAATTGATATAGAAAATTATTCACAATACTATAATGCATTAAAAGATGCATTGCATAATTATGAAGATACTTTAATTTTAAATATAAGTAATTATGACAAAGATAAATATAACCTAGATGTTATAAATAAGATATTAATTGACTATTCTGATTTAAGGACAAGATATTCAGGGGCAGCAAGCAATGTTGAATATACAAGTCCTACAAAGGTTACTATAAATTTTAAATATACAGATACAAAGGAAAATTTAATAGAAAAAGAGAAAATCGTGCAGCAAAAGGTTAGTGAAATTATAGATACTTTAATTACTTCTGATATGGAAGACTATCAAAAGGAACTGGTACTTCACGACTATGTAGTTAATAACAGTAAATATGATGAAAGAGCATATAAAGGTAATATGCCGGAAGACTCTTATACGGCTTATGGCGTTTTGATAAATGGAGTTGGAGTATGTCAGGGTTATGCAGATGCTTTAGATAGACTTCTTATGGCGGCAGGGGTAGAGTGCAGGATGGTGATAGGGGATGCAAATAATGGTACTGAATGGATTGGACATGCATGGAATATAGTGAAAATACAGGGGGAGTATTATCAATTGGATTCTACCTGGGATGATCCCGTTATAAGTGATGGCTCAAATAGGCTTTCTCACTCCTATTTTAACATAACCGATGATCAGATTGCCAAAAATCATAGGTGGAATACAGATGATTATCCTGAATGTACCAGCACAGAATACAGTTTTGATAATCTTAATGTAGTGGAGAAGGATGTTTACGGCAATGATATAAAAGTTGTTGATAACTATAATGATTTTTATAGTGCAGTAGAAGAGGTATTATCACAAGGGGAAAATTCTGTAAGTGTAAAAATATTGAATTATAATTCAAGTGAGTATGATATAACCCAGATTTTAAATGAAATATGCAAAAAGTACAATATTTCAGAGGGAGTTACTATAACTACTTACTCAGATGAAATTTCAGGAGCAAAATATGTTGTCATAGTAAAATCTTAA
- a CDS encoding ABC transporter ATP-binding protein, giving the protein MAKGAVKMTRSIAFNNAAIEIKNVDRTYIDANGNLVEALRNVNLSIRAGEFISFVGSSGCGKTTLMRLIAGLDKPQSGELFLDDKKIESTNFERGYVFQQANLFPWETIEDNIAAGLKARKIYREHKSEVGEYIKLTGLQGFEKSYPHQVSGGMAQRASLARALINNPKVLLLDEPLGALDAFTRMDLQDKLIELWQKRGTTMVLVTHDVDEAIYLSDRIVIMTPRPGKIEDVVEVKINRPRNRNESEFIEIRKQILEKLHLANKH; this is encoded by the coding sequence ATGGCAAAGGGGGCTGTTAAAATGACAAGATCTATAGCTTTCAATAATGCTGCTATTGAAATAAAAAATGTAGATAGAACTTATATAGATGCAAATGGCAATTTAGTTGAAGCTTTGCGTAATGTAAATCTAAGTATCAGAGCGGGAGAGTTTATTTCATTTGTAGGATCATCCGGGTGTGGCAAGACAACGCTTATGAGACTTATAGCAGGTCTTGATAAGCCTCAGTCTGGAGAATTGTTTTTAGATGATAAAAAGATAGAAAGCACTAATTTTGAAAGAGGATATGTATTTCAACAGGCAAATTTATTTCCCTGGGAAACCATTGAAGATAATATTGCAGCAGGACTTAAAGCCAGAAAGATTTATAGAGAACATAAAAGTGAAGTTGGAGAATATATAAAACTTACAGGACTTCAGGGATTTGAGAAATCATATCCTCACCAGGTTTCAGGAGGGATGGCTCAAAGGGCTTCTCTTGCCCGTGCACTTATAAATAACCCTAAAGTACTTCTTCTTGACGAACCCTTAGGTGCATTGGATGCTTTTACGAGAATGGATTTACAGGATAAATTAATAGAACTCTGGCAGAAAAGAGGAACAACTATGGTACTTGTTACCCATGATGTAGATGAGGCAATTTATCTCAGTGATAGAATAGTAATTATGACTCCACGTCCAGGAAAAATAGAGGATGTGGTAGAAGTGAAAATTAACAGACCTAGAAATAGAAATGAATCCGAATTTATTGAAATCAGAAAACAAATACTTGAAAAGTTACATTTAGCCAATAAACATTAA
- a CDS encoding alpha/beta fold hydrolase: protein MGINNIEVTPTVKSNTVYISETFFYKNAQGVDIFTEKWYPAKGKDIYGVIQVAHGMGETTDYYREFSQEMVKAGFIVYINEGRGHGRTAGDINEASYAESAGYMGDDGINWMVEDIKLLTNIVKRQNPALPNFLLGHSLGSVLAQIYAYKYGSEVNGIIYSGTTGPIHIKKIAELIETASKEARKIGRKAVSIEASNIFFEHFNDEFQPSKTDYDWLTSDSKMLEDTLNSPYAAVEYKVGYFEDLFNSLKDIHKPSTIEKIPKNLPIFSISGSKDPFGDNGKGIKELFKIYRQYGIKDATYKIYENGRHEMLREVNRDEVIKDLHNWLYSHI, encoded by the coding sequence ATGGGTATAAATAATATAGAAGTAACTCCAACTGTGAAATCAAATACTGTATATATATCTGAAACATTTTTTTATAAGAATGCCCAGGGAGTGGATATTTTTACTGAAAAGTGGTATCCGGCTAAAGGTAAGGATATATATGGTGTTATACAAGTAGCCCATGGTATGGGAGAAACTACTGATTATTATAGAGAATTTAGCCAGGAGATGGTTAAAGCTGGATTTATTGTATATATTAATGAGGGACGTGGACATGGTAGAACAGCAGGAGACATAAACGAAGCATCCTATGCAGAAAGTGCAGGATATATGGGAGATGATGGGATAAATTGGATGGTTGAAGATATAAAATTATTGACAAATATTGTGAAAAGGCAAAACCCGGCATTGCCAAATTTTCTTTTGGGTCATAGCTTGGGTTCAGTTCTAGCTCAGATATATGCCTATAAATATGGCAGTGAAGTAAATGGAATTATATATTCCGGGACTACAGGGCCAATTCACATAAAAAAAATAGCAGAGTTAATTGAAACAGCAAGTAAAGAGGCCAGAAAGATTGGAAGAAAGGCTGTGAGTATTGAGGCTTCAAATATATTTTTTGAACATTTTAATGATGAATTTCAACCGTCTAAAACAGATTATGATTGGCTGACGAGTGATTCTAAAATGCTTGAAGATACATTAAATTCTCCTTATGCCGCAGTAGAATATAAGGTCGGCTATTTTGAGGATTTATTTAATTCCTTAAAGGATATACACAAGCCTTCTACTATCGAAAAAATACCTAAGAATTTACCTATATTTTCAATATCGGGGAGTAAAGATCCCTTTGGGGATAATGGAAAAGGTATAAAAGAACTGTTTAAAATATATAGGCAATATGGTATTAAAGATGCAACTTATAAAATATATGAAAATGGACGGCATGAAATGCTTAGAGAGGTAAATAGAGATGAAGTAATAAAAGATCTGCATAATTGGCTATATAGTCATATATAA
- a CDS encoding ABC transporter substrate-binding protein has protein sequence MTLVSGTFEQQKTGLASGEFTVTNGDFQFFPSVQQGLDIKVIGGLHKGCIKLVVPPNSPIKTANDLKGKRIGVDEIGGTPMAITTLVLANAGIDHQRC, from the coding sequence GTGACTCTTGTAAGTGGAACATTTGAGCAACAAAAAACCGGACTTGCAAGTGGTGAGTTCACTGTTACCAATGGTGATTTTCAATTTTTTCCTTCAGTTCAACAAGGCCTTGATATTAAAGTTATAGGCGGACTGCATAAAGGTTGTATTAAATTGGTTGTACCTCCTAATTCCCCTATAAAAACTGCAAATGATTTGAAGGGAAAGAGAATAGGGGTGGATGAAATAGGAGGAACTCCAATGGCTATTACTACTCTTGTACTGGCTAATGCAGGAATTGATCACCAAAGATGTTAA
- a CDS encoding ABC transporter ATP-binding protein encodes MEGKYNKEDIKMPLGPRRGRRGRGSIGPVEKPKNFKKTLFRLWKYFGSERKLLIIIFISVIIDSIIGLLGPYLIGKSIDAMSELKGKVNFDILSVMVILLLFTYVLDAILTFFQGWLMAGTAQKIVMNLRRSLFDKLQKLPISFFDRNTHGEIMSRLTNDIENVSSTISQSTTQLMSAVVTVLGSFIMMLVLSPILTFVTLITVPMVFFLTKGIAKNTSVLFKEQQVQLGKLNGHIEENISGIHVVKAFNHEQKAIEEFKKINYSLSQVGLKAQIWSGFLMPIMNVINNIGFAAVAGVGGILAVKNIITIGIIASFLSYSRQFARPLNDIASIFNTLQSAVAGAERVFDILDEKEEIKDTAEAVTLENTSGQVTFENVNFSYRKDFLILKDINFNINQGTSVALVGPTGAGKTTIVNLLVRFYDVSSGKILIDGIDIRNYTRDSLRKCFGIVLQDTYLFTGTILENIKYGRLDADFSQVKEAAQAAGADQFIEKFPHKYDTMLQEGGSNLSQGERQLIAIARAILSDPYILVLDEATSNVDTRTELKIQKAMRKLIRKRTSFIIAHRLSTIRDSDIIMVIDGGTIVEVGNHSDLIGKKGIYYNMYCNQLING; translated from the coding sequence ATGGAGGGGAAATATAATAAAGAAGATATAAAAATGCCTCTGGGACCGAGAAGAGGAAGAAGAGGAAGAGGAAGTATTGGTCCTGTGGAAAAACCAAAAAATTTTAAGAAAACATTATTTAGACTTTGGAAGTATTTTGGAAGTGAAAGAAAACTTTTAATTATAATATTTATATCTGTAATAATAGATTCTATCATAGGACTTCTTGGACCCTATCTTATAGGAAAGTCTATTGATGCTATGTCAGAATTAAAGGGAAAAGTGAATTTTGATATACTATCTGTAATGGTCATATTGCTTTTATTTACATATGTATTAGATGCCATTTTGACTTTTTTTCAGGGGTGGCTTATGGCTGGCACTGCTCAGAAAATAGTGATGAATCTTAGAAGAAGTCTATTTGACAAACTTCAAAAATTACCAATTTCTTTTTTTGATAGGAATACTCATGGAGAGATAATGAGCAGATTGACTAATGATATAGAAAATGTAAGTTCTACCATATCGCAATCCACTACTCAACTTATGTCAGCAGTGGTGACAGTGCTGGGATCTTTTATTATGATGCTTGTTTTAAGTCCTATTTTGACTTTTGTGACTCTTATTACAGTGCCTATGGTATTTTTTCTTACTAAGGGTATCGCAAAAAATACCAGTGTATTATTTAAAGAGCAACAAGTACAACTTGGAAAACTCAATGGACATATAGAGGAGAATATATCCGGCATCCATGTGGTAAAAGCTTTTAATCATGAGCAGAAGGCCATAGAAGAATTTAAAAAAATAAATTACAGTCTAAGTCAGGTAGGATTGAAAGCTCAAATTTGGTCGGGATTCTTAATGCCTATTATGAATGTAATAAATAATATAGGTTTTGCCGCTGTAGCTGGTGTAGGGGGGATTCTGGCTGTAAAAAATATTATAACCATAGGAATTATAGCCAGTTTTTTAAGTTATTCCAGACAATTTGCAAGACCATTAAATGATATAGCCAGCATATTTAATACACTTCAGTCTGCTGTTGCCGGTGCCGAGAGAGTATTTGATATATTGGATGAAAAAGAGGAGATAAAAGACACTGCTGAAGCTGTAACTCTTGAAAATACAAGCGGACAGGTTACTTTTGAAAATGTAAATTTTAGTTATAGAAAAGATTTTCTAATATTAAAGGATATAAATTTTAATATTAATCAGGGCACAAGTGTTGCCCTTGTTGGACCTACAGGAGCAGGAAAGACAACTATTGTAAATTTGCTTGTCAGGTTTTATGATGTATCCAGTGGAAAAATTTTAATTGATGGAATAGACATAAGGAATTATACAAGAGATAGTCTTAGAAAGTGTTTTGGCATAGTTCTTCAAGATACATATCTTTTTACAGGTACAATACTTGAAAATATTAAATATGGTAGATTGGATGCAGATTTTTCTCAGGTTAAAGAGGCAGCACAGGCAGCAGGTGCAGATCAGTTTATTGAAAAATTTCCTCATAAGTATGATACTATGTTACAGGAAGGGGGAAGCAATTTAAGTCAGGGAGAGAGGCAGCTAATAGCTATAGCAAGAGCTATACTTTCAGATCCTTACATACTTGTTTTAGATGAGGCTACAAGTAATGTGGATACAAGAACGGAACTTAAAATACAAAAAGCTATGCGTAAACTTATACGGAAAAGAACCAGTTTTATAATTGCCCATAGGCTGAGTACTATTAGAGACTCAGATATTATAATGGTAATAGATGGAGGAACAATAGTGGAAGTGGGAAATCATAGTGATTTAATAGGGAAAAAGGGCATATATTACAATATGTACTGTAACCAGTTAATTAATGGTTAA